The Phycisphaerae bacterium genome includes a region encoding these proteins:
- a CDS encoding cellulase family glycosylhydrolase, with protein MNVTLFSLLLLLSTGASAETQPATHQTRVFCDQPIGCIKPMLAGASLGGNALSYQKPEAVAAARDVGIRFVRLEGVTGAYDLYDPNTGRYDWTRLDREIENIQSTGAEIIADIMYTPKWLSRESSGEWYYAEPADYQKWAEYVAEIVRHVNHERKYGIKYWEVWNEPSGGYFFSAWHQGRERFWRLYEVTARAIKEADPTALVGGFGDNMDYPEEFKAFFEFGKQNGVPIDLVTVHWYAEWWPGDGPERPDLYYHLSRQIEALYRSYFEKTPPIFLTEWNLNAEHPIGTPVQQAAFVGSAYFWLQESPVLGAGFFRLEDYKGMGRAMLDGQFGLRPAGRVVKMFASLPSQRLSVCDMPSGMVMLAGRDEDRIAVMASRYELRESAGPIRQQIVLKNPGRKGECQVTIYVEDAGTADASGDLKPLSRTTITIDGDDLALPAVDLERYAVALVVVEFAKR; from the coding sequence ATGAACGTAACGCTCTTTTCGCTTCTGTTGCTGCTGTCGACGGGCGCGTCGGCGGAGACTCAACCCGCGACGCATCAGACCCGCGTGTTCTGCGATCAGCCGATCGGCTGTATCAAGCCGATGCTGGCCGGGGCGTCGCTGGGCGGCAACGCGCTGAGCTATCAGAAACCGGAGGCGGTGGCGGCGGCCAGGGACGTTGGAATCCGCTTCGTCCGGCTCGAGGGCGTCACCGGGGCGTACGATTTGTACGATCCGAACACCGGGCGGTACGACTGGACGCGTCTGGATCGTGAGATCGAGAACATCCAGTCGACCGGAGCGGAGATCATTGCCGACATCATGTACACGCCCAAGTGGCTGAGCCGCGAGTCGTCGGGCGAGTGGTACTACGCGGAGCCGGCGGACTATCAGAAGTGGGCGGAGTACGTGGCCGAGATCGTCCGGCACGTCAACCACGAGCGGAAGTATGGCATCAAGTATTGGGAAGTCTGGAACGAGCCGTCGGGCGGGTATTTCTTTTCGGCTTGGCATCAGGGCAGGGAGCGTTTCTGGCGGCTTTACGAGGTGACGGCGCGGGCGATCAAGGAGGCCGACCCGACGGCGCTGGTGGGCGGGTTCGGCGACAACATGGACTATCCCGAGGAATTCAAGGCGTTCTTCGAGTTCGGCAAACAAAACGGCGTGCCGATCGACCTGGTGACGGTCCACTGGTACGCTGAGTGGTGGCCGGGCGACGGGCCGGAGCGTCCGGACCTGTACTATCATCTCTCGCGGCAGATCGAGGCGTTGTATCGGAGCTATTTCGAGAAGACGCCGCCGATTTTCCTGACCGAGTGGAACCTGAACGCTGAGCACCCCATCGGCACGCCCGTCCAACAGGCGGCGTTTGTCGGCAGCGCGTACTTCTGGCTGCAGGAGAGTCCGGTGCTCGGGGCGGGTTTCTTCCGGCTTGAGGACTATAAGGGGATGGGCCGGGCGATGTTGGACGGGCAGTTCGGGCTGCGGCCGGCGGGGCGGGTGGTGAAGATGTTCGCGAGCCTGCCGAGCCAGCGTCTGTCGGTCTGCGACATGCCGTCGGGCATGGTGATGCTGGCTGGGCGGGATGAGGATCGGATCGCCGTGATGGCGAGCCGCTACGAGCTGCGCGAGTCGGCTGGTCCGATCCGGCAGCAGATTGTTCTGAAGAACCCGGGCCGTAAGGGCGAATGCCAGGTGACGATTTACGTCGAAGACGCGGGGACCGCGGATGCGTCGGGCGATCTGAAGCCGCTTAGCAGGACAACGATCACGATCGACGGCGACGATCTGGCGCTGCCGGCGGTCGATCTGGAGCGGTACGCGGTGGCGCTGGTTGTGGTGGAGTTCGCAAAGCGGTGA